In Nonomuraea muscovyensis, the following proteins share a genomic window:
- the gatC gene encoding Asp-tRNA(Asn)/Glu-tRNA(Gln) amidotransferase subunit GatC → MSAITRDEVAHLARLSRLALTDDELDHYATQLDAIIESVAKVAEVAAEDVPPSSHALPLTNVFRADEVRPSLTPEQALSGAPAVEDDRFRVPRILGEEA, encoded by the coding sequence ATGTCCGCCATAACCCGCGACGAGGTCGCACACCTGGCCCGGTTGTCCAGGCTGGCGCTCACGGACGACGAGCTCGACCACTACGCCACGCAGCTCGATGCCATCATCGAGTCGGTCGCGAAAGTAGCCGAGGTCGCCGCCGAGGACGTGCCGCCGTCGTCGCACGCGCTCCCGCTGACCAATGTCTTCCGTGCCGACGAGGTGCGACCGTCTCTCACCCCCGAGCAGGCCCTCTCCGGCGCTCCCGCCGTCGAGGACGACCGCTTCCGGGTGCCGCGCATCCTGGGGGAGGAGGCATGA
- the gatA gene encoding Asp-tRNA(Asn)/Glu-tRNA(Gln) amidotransferase subunit GatA: protein MSLIHKTAAELGALIAGGETSAVEVAEAHLDRMAEVEPKVNAFLHVDREVTLAQARSVDERLKAGERLGPLAGVPIAHKDIFTTRDMPTTAASKILEGWHPPYDATVTRRLREAGLVILGKTNLDEFAMGSSTENSAYGPTRNPWDLDRVPGGSSGGSSAAVAAYEAPLSTGTDTGGSIRQPAAVTGIVGMKPTYGGSSRYGLIAFASSLDTPGPFARNVLDAALLHEAFSGHDPLDSTSIDAPVPSVVEAARQADVAGMRIGVVKEFGGDGYQPGVLARFNEAVALLESLGAKVVEVSCPSFATALPAYYLIAPSECSSNLARFDAMRYGLRVGDDGTRSAEEVMALTRAAGFGPEVKRRIMLGTYALSSGYYDAYYGQAQKVRTVISREFEAAYHQVDVLVSPTTPTTAFPIGERADDPMAMYLADLCTIPTNLAGNAAISVPCGLADEDGLPVGLQIMAPVLGDDRCYRVGAAVEKALESRWGGPLLKEAPAL, encoded by the coding sequence ATGAGTCTGATCCACAAGACGGCCGCGGAGCTGGGCGCGCTGATCGCCGGCGGCGAGACGTCGGCCGTGGAGGTGGCCGAGGCGCACCTCGACCGCATGGCCGAGGTCGAGCCGAAGGTCAACGCGTTCCTGCACGTCGACCGCGAGGTCACGCTCGCGCAGGCCAGGTCCGTCGACGAGCGGCTGAAGGCCGGTGAGCGGCTCGGCCCGCTGGCCGGCGTGCCGATCGCGCACAAGGACATCTTCACCACCCGCGACATGCCGACCACGGCCGCGTCCAAGATCCTCGAAGGCTGGCACCCGCCGTACGACGCGACGGTCACGCGCAGGCTGCGCGAGGCCGGGCTGGTGATCCTCGGCAAGACCAACCTCGACGAGTTCGCCATGGGCTCCTCGACCGAGAACTCCGCCTACGGCCCGACCCGCAACCCGTGGGACCTCGACCGGGTGCCGGGCGGCTCGTCCGGCGGGTCGAGCGCCGCCGTGGCCGCCTACGAGGCGCCGCTGTCCACCGGCACCGACACGGGCGGCTCCATTCGCCAGCCGGCCGCCGTCACCGGCATCGTCGGGATGAAGCCCACCTACGGCGGCTCGTCCCGCTACGGGCTGATCGCGTTCGCCAGCTCGCTCGACACGCCGGGCCCGTTCGCCCGCAACGTGCTCGACGCGGCGCTGCTGCACGAGGCGTTCTCCGGGCACGACCCGCTCGACTCGACCTCGATCGACGCCCCGGTGCCCTCTGTGGTGGAGGCCGCGCGGCAGGCCGACGTGGCCGGCATGCGGATCGGCGTGGTCAAGGAGTTCGGCGGCGACGGCTACCAGCCGGGTGTCCTGGCCCGCTTCAACGAGGCCGTGGCGCTGCTGGAGTCGCTCGGCGCCAAGGTCGTCGAGGTGTCGTGCCCGTCGTTCGCGACGGCGCTGCCCGCCTACTACCTGATCGCGCCGTCGGAGTGCTCGTCCAACCTGGCGCGCTTCGACGCCATGCGCTACGGCCTGCGCGTCGGCGACGACGGCACCCGCAGCGCCGAGGAGGTCATGGCGCTGACCCGGGCCGCCGGGTTCGGGCCCGAGGTCAAGCGGCGCATCATGCTCGGCACGTACGCGCTGTCCAGCGGCTACTACGACGCCTACTACGGCCAGGCCCAGAAGGTGCGCACGGTCATCTCGCGCGAGTTCGAGGCCGCCTACCACCAGGTCGACGTGCTGGTCTCGCCGACGACGCCGACCACGGCGTTCCCGATCGGCGAGCGGGCCGACGACCCGATGGCGATGTACCTCGCCGACCTGTGCACGATCCCGACCAACCTGGCGGGCAACGCGGCCATCTCGGTGCCGTGCGGCCTGGCCGACGAGGACGGGCTCCCCGTCGGTCTGCAGATCATGGCGCCGGTGCTGGGCGACGACCGCTGTTACCGGGTGGGCGCCGCAGTCGAGAAGGCCCTGGAGAGCCGCTGGGGCGGCCCGCTGCTGAAGGAGGCTCCGGCACTGTGA